One Streptomyces hundungensis DNA segment encodes these proteins:
- a CDS encoding MFS transporter, with translation MPSRLLPPAGPARGLAAAQLVNSLGDGAFLVTSALYFSRIVGLSPTRIGVGLTLAWAVGALAGVPLGQLADRRGPRTVAVLLATATGASVAAFLFVRGFLPFVLAACCYATAQTGLAAARQALLGALVDRKDRTHVLAHLQSTLNAGLAVGAAFGGVALHYGTRTAYLTVFAMDAAAFLLCALVLLRLPAVAPLTTTPGRGPRFAVLRDRPYALVTVLNALLLLRMPLISLAIPLWTVTRTDAPGWLVSALLVLNTGAVMLFQVRTASAVRDLPSAARTVARGGVLMLASCAVFALSAVGVPGWAAVLVLLVAGGLQVVGEMMQSAGAWQIGFDLAPADQQGQYQGFFGMGVPLARMLGPLLLAALIVDWGVPGWLLLGALFLGAGLALGPAVRWAERSNSLVSAAC, from the coding sequence ATGCCCTCTCGACTCCTGCCGCCGGCCGGTCCCGCCCGCGGCCTCGCCGCCGCTCAGCTCGTCAACTCCCTCGGCGACGGCGCCTTCCTGGTCACCTCGGCGCTGTACTTCAGCCGCATAGTCGGCCTCTCGCCCACCCGCATCGGGGTCGGCCTCACCCTCGCCTGGGCCGTCGGCGCGCTCGCCGGGGTGCCGCTCGGGCAGCTCGCGGACCGGCGCGGCCCGCGCACCGTCGCGGTCCTGCTCGCCACCGCCACCGGCGCCTCCGTCGCGGCCTTCCTCTTCGTCCGGGGCTTCCTCCCCTTCGTGCTGGCCGCCTGCTGCTACGCGACCGCCCAGACCGGCCTCGCCGCCGCCCGCCAGGCGCTCCTGGGCGCCCTCGTGGACCGCAAGGACCGTACCCACGTCCTCGCGCACCTCCAGTCCACGCTGAACGCCGGGCTCGCCGTCGGCGCCGCGTTCGGCGGGGTCGCGCTGCACTACGGCACCCGCACCGCCTACCTCACGGTGTTCGCCATGGACGCGGCCGCGTTCCTGCTCTGCGCGCTCGTCCTGCTCCGGCTGCCCGCGGTGGCGCCCCTGACGACGACCCCGGGCCGGGGCCCGCGGTTCGCGGTGCTGCGCGACCGGCCCTACGCCCTGGTCACCGTCCTCAACGCGCTGCTCCTGCTCCGGATGCCGCTGATCAGCCTCGCCATCCCGCTGTGGACCGTCACCCGCACCGACGCGCCGGGCTGGCTGGTGTCCGCCCTGCTGGTGCTCAACACCGGCGCGGTGATGCTCTTCCAGGTCCGTACCGCGTCCGCCGTACGCGACCTGCCCAGCGCGGCGCGGACCGTGGCGCGCGGCGGAGTCCTGATGCTCGCCTCCTGCGCGGTGTTCGCGCTCAGCGCGGTCGGGGTGCCGGGCTGGGCCGCCGTCCTGGTGCTGCTCGTCGCGGGCGGGCTCCAGGTGGTGGGCGAGATGATGCAGTCCGCGGGGGCCTGGCAGATCGGCTTCGACCTGGCCCCGGCCGACCAACAGGGCCAGTACCAGGGCTTCTTCGGCATGGGCGTGCCGCTGGCCAGAATGCTCGGCCCGCTGCTCCTCGCCGCGCTGATCGTCGACTGGGGCGTCCCCGGCTGGCTCCTGCTGGGCGCCCTGTTCCTCGGCGCGGGCCTGGCACTCGGACCAGCGGTCCGGTGGGCCGAGCGCAGCAACTCACTTGTATCGGCGGCCTGTTGA
- a CDS encoding polyprenyl synthetase family protein, with amino-acid sequence MEGREARDLLERTRTAVTPALRSTVESLPGSLRRVAMYHFGWEHAGGTPAGARADDAIRPALVLATASALGGRPEAALRAAAAVELVHHCTLLHDGAIAEEATPRDRPTAWSVFGTPAAVLVGDALLALGLRLIADDGHRVSGAASARLAACVVELCAGRQADRAFEHRGPRDVSLDACLTTAMAKTGALLGCACALGALYAGARDEEVAAMDAFGREAGLAFQLIDDLIGIWGDAGHPGKPAGADLALHRKSLPVIAALGSGTPAAAELAELYRGPMGADAVARAADAVDRAGGRDWAQIHAADRMARAIDHLSRAVPDLAAAGELLALAEFVTRRSP; translated from the coding sequence ATGGAGGGCCGTGAGGCCCGGGACCTGCTCGAACGCACCCGGACCGCCGTCACCCCCGCGCTGCGCTCGACCGTGGAGTCGCTGCCGGGCTCCCTTCGGCGGGTGGCGATGTACCACTTCGGCTGGGAGCACGCGGGCGGCACCCCGGCGGGCGCCCGGGCCGACGACGCGATCCGCCCGGCCCTCGTCCTGGCCACCGCCTCCGCGCTCGGCGGACGCCCGGAAGCGGCCCTCAGGGCGGCCGCCGCCGTCGAACTCGTCCACCACTGCACGCTGCTCCACGACGGCGCCATCGCCGAGGAGGCGACGCCGCGCGACCGGCCCACCGCCTGGAGCGTCTTCGGCACCCCGGCCGCGGTCCTCGTCGGCGACGCGCTGCTCGCCCTCGGGCTGCGGCTGATCGCCGACGACGGCCACCGTGTCTCCGGCGCCGCCTCGGCCCGCCTCGCGGCCTGCGTCGTCGAACTCTGCGCGGGCCGGCAGGCCGACCGCGCCTTCGAGCACCGCGGCCCGCGGGACGTCTCGCTCGACGCATGCCTCACCACGGCGATGGCGAAGACCGGGGCGCTGCTCGGCTGCGCGTGCGCGCTCGGCGCGCTCTACGCGGGAGCGCGCGACGAGGAGGTCGCCGCGATGGACGCGTTCGGCCGCGAAGCAGGGCTCGCCTTCCAGCTCATCGACGACCTCATCGGGATCTGGGGCGACGCCGGGCACCCCGGGAAGCCCGCGGGCGCCGACCTCGCCTTACACCGGAAGTCGCTGCCCGTCATCGCCGCGCTGGGCTCGGGCACCCCGGCGGCGGCCGAACTCGCCGAGCTGTACCGGGGCCCGATGGGGGCCGACGCGGTCGCCAGGGCCGCCGACGCGGTGGACCGCGCGGGCGGCCGCGACTGGGCCCAGATCCATGCCGCCGACCGGATGGCCCGTGCCATCGACCACCTCTCGCGCGCCGTTCCCGACCTGGCGGCGGCGGGCGAACTGCTCGCCCTGGCCGAGTTCGTGACCCGCCGCAGCCCGTGA
- a CDS encoding family 2B encapsulin nanocompartment shell protein, producing MSVEAGPENRAQQSLGTAAARNLATTTKSAPQMQEITSRWLLRMLPWVQVQGGTYRVNRRLSYSVGDGRITFVQTGERVAVIPAELGELPALRDFDDETVLGELANRCEQRDFAAGEVIATAGDVADRVYLLAHGRVEKVGTGPYGDETALGFLADGAHFGERALVSGEAAWECTYRATTGCTVLILSRADVLNLAERSETLRDHLAAVSALPEQRTNNYGEAAIDLSAGHVGEAVIPHTYVDYEGAPREYELSVAQTVLKVHSRVADLYNQPMNQTEQQLRLTVEALRERQEHELINNREFGLLTNCDYGQRLQPHDGVPSPDDMDELLSRRRGNKLFLAHPRAIAAFGRECNKRGLVPESVEVAGNHVPAWRGVPIFPCNKIPVSDARTTSIICMRTGEAEQGVIGLQQSGIPDEIEPSLSVRFMGIDEQAIISYLVTAYYSAAILVPDALGVLENVEVSRWR from the coding sequence ATGTCCGTCGAGGCAGGCCCCGAGAACCGCGCCCAACAGAGTCTCGGCACAGCTGCCGCGCGAAACTTGGCGACCACCACCAAGTCCGCGCCGCAGATGCAGGAGATCACCTCCCGCTGGCTGCTGCGGATGCTGCCGTGGGTCCAGGTGCAGGGCGGTACGTACCGGGTCAACCGACGCCTCAGCTACTCGGTGGGAGACGGGCGGATCACCTTCGTCCAGACCGGCGAGCGGGTCGCCGTCATCCCCGCCGAACTGGGTGAGTTGCCCGCGCTGCGGGACTTCGACGACGAGACGGTGCTCGGCGAGCTCGCCAACCGCTGTGAACAGCGCGACTTCGCCGCGGGCGAGGTCATCGCCACCGCGGGCGACGTCGCCGACCGGGTGTACCTGCTCGCGCACGGCCGCGTCGAGAAGGTCGGCACCGGCCCCTACGGCGACGAGACGGCCCTGGGATTCCTCGCGGACGGGGCACACTTCGGCGAGCGGGCGCTCGTCTCCGGCGAGGCCGCCTGGGAGTGCACCTACCGCGCCACCACCGGCTGCACCGTGCTCATCCTCAGCCGGGCCGACGTGCTCAACCTCGCCGAGCGCTCCGAGACGCTGCGCGACCACCTCGCGGCGGTCTCGGCCCTGCCGGAACAGCGCACCAACAACTACGGCGAAGCGGCCATCGACCTCTCCGCCGGACACGTCGGCGAAGCGGTCATCCCGCACACCTACGTCGACTACGAGGGCGCGCCCCGCGAGTACGAACTCTCGGTGGCACAGACCGTGCTGAAGGTCCACAGCCGCGTCGCCGACCTCTACAACCAGCCGATGAACCAGACCGAGCAGCAGCTCAGGCTCACGGTCGAGGCGCTGCGCGAGCGCCAGGAGCACGAGCTCATCAACAACCGGGAGTTCGGCCTCCTGACCAACTGCGACTACGGCCAGCGCCTCCAGCCGCACGACGGCGTGCCGAGCCCCGACGACATGGACGAGCTGCTCTCGCGCCGCCGCGGCAACAAGCTCTTCCTCGCCCACCCGCGGGCGATCGCCGCCTTCGGGCGCGAGTGCAACAAGCGCGGCCTGGTGCCCGAGTCGGTGGAGGTCGCCGGCAACCACGTACCGGCCTGGCGCGGAGTGCCGATCTTCCCCTGCAACAAGATCCCGGTCAGCGACGCCCGTACGACCTCGATCATCTGTATGCGTACCGGCGAGGCCGAGCAGGGCGTGATCGGGCTCCAGCAGTCGGGCATCCCGGACGAGATCGAGCCGAGCCTCTCGGTCCGCTTCATGGGCATCGACGAGCAGGCGATCATCTCCTACCTCGTCACCGCCTACTACTCGGCCGCGATCCTGGTCCCCGACGCGCTCGGTGTCCTGGAGAACGTCGAGGTCAGCCGCTGGCGGTGA
- a CDS encoding RrF2 family transcriptional regulator: MRLTRFTDLALRVLMRLAVIEHADDQAPPTTREVADAMRIPYTHTAKVVARLQHLSLIEARRGRGGGLVLTTAGRLASVGGLVRELEGPGEVVDCEGASPCPLVAACRLRRALHRAREAFYDSLDELTVDDLVASPTGPLLIGITSR, from the coding sequence ATGCGGTTGACGAGATTCACCGATCTTGCGCTGCGGGTGCTGATGCGCCTCGCGGTCATCGAGCACGCCGACGACCAGGCCCCGCCCACCACGCGCGAGGTGGCGGACGCGATGCGGATCCCGTACACGCACACCGCGAAGGTCGTCGCCCGGCTCCAGCACCTCTCGCTCATCGAGGCGCGGCGCGGCCGGGGCGGCGGGCTCGTGCTGACCACGGCGGGCCGACTCGCCTCCGTGGGGGGCCTGGTGCGTGAGCTCGAAGGGCCCGGCGAAGTCGTGGACTGCGAAGGGGCGTCGCCCTGCCCGCTGGTCGCGGCCTGCCGGCTGCGCCGGGCGCTGCACCGCGCGCGGGAGGCGTTCTACGACTCCCTCGACGAGCTCACGGTGGACGACCTCGTGGCCTCGCCGACCGGCCCCCTCCTGATCGGCATCACCAGCCGCTGA
- a CDS encoding globin domain-containing protein, translating into MLSEKSTATVRATLPAVAAAIDTITERFYGRLFAAHPELLRDLFNRGNQAAGLQTRALAGSIAAFATHLVDHPEDRPHVMLSRIAHKHASLGVTADQYKVVHQHLFAAIGEVLGEAVTPEVADAWAEVYWLMANGLIAAETRLYEERGVLAGDVWREWTVAARVEETPDCATFRLRPADGAPAPAFRPGQYVSVQVELPDGARQIRQYSLRSAPGGELRSLTVKRVQGDPDGEVSGHLHARVREGDRLRVSAPYGDLVLAGDEVPLLLVSAGIGCTPMVSMLQGLAADGYRAPVTVAHADRSPAAHALREEHTALTGRLPDAAAHFWYEAPGPGHPADRTGLMDLTALPVLPGTRAYLCGPLPFMRAVRGQLLARGVPAADIHYEVFGPDLWLAQG; encoded by the coding sequence ATGCTGTCCGAAAAGTCGACCGCGACCGTACGCGCCACCCTGCCCGCCGTCGCCGCGGCCATCGACACCATCACCGAGCGCTTCTACGGACGTCTCTTCGCGGCCCACCCCGAGCTGCTGCGCGATCTGTTCAACCGGGGCAACCAGGCGGCCGGCCTCCAGACGCGGGCGCTCGCCGGTTCCATCGCCGCCTTCGCCACGCATCTGGTGGACCACCCCGAGGACCGCCCCCACGTGATGCTGAGCCGGATCGCCCACAAACACGCCTCGCTCGGCGTCACAGCCGACCAGTACAAGGTCGTCCACCAGCACCTGTTCGCCGCGATCGGCGAGGTGCTCGGCGAGGCCGTCACGCCCGAGGTCGCCGACGCGTGGGCCGAGGTGTACTGGCTGATGGCGAACGGCCTGATCGCCGCCGAGACCCGGCTGTACGAGGAGCGGGGCGTGCTCGCCGGGGACGTCTGGCGCGAGTGGACCGTGGCCGCCCGGGTCGAGGAGACCCCCGACTGCGCCACCTTCCGGCTGCGCCCCGCCGACGGCGCCCCCGCGCCCGCCTTCAGGCCGGGCCAGTACGTCTCCGTCCAGGTCGAACTCCCCGACGGCGCCCGCCAGATACGCCAGTACAGCCTGCGCTCGGCGCCCGGGGGCGAGCTGCGTTCCCTCACCGTCAAGCGCGTCCAGGGCGATCCGGACGGAGAGGTTTCCGGCCACCTGCACGCCCGGGTCCGCGAGGGCGACCGGCTGCGCGTCTCGGCCCCGTACGGCGATCTCGTGCTCGCCGGTGACGAGGTGCCGCTGCTGCTCGTGTCGGCGGGCATCGGCTGCACGCCGATGGTGTCGATGCTTCAGGGGCTGGCGGCCGACGGGTACCGCGCGCCGGTGACCGTGGCGCACGCCGACCGCTCCCCCGCCGCGCACGCGCTGCGCGAGGAGCACACGGCGCTCACCGGCCGACTCCCGGACGCGGCGGCCCACTTCTGGTACGAGGCTCCCGGCCCCGGGCACCCCGCCGACCGCACCGGTCTGATGGACCTCACCGCCCTCCCGGTTCTGCCGGGCACCCGCGCCTATCTCTGCGGCCCGCTCCCCTTCATGCGCGCGGTGCGCGGCCAGCTCCTCGCCCGGGGCGTACCGGCGGCCGACATCCACTACGAGGTGTTCGGCCCCGATCTGTGGCTCGCCCAGGGCTGA
- a CDS encoding N-acetylmuramoyl-L-alanine amidase — MAPPLSADQFLAALRAEGLTVVEVGHWRTHNRAGHGGWGPINGVVIHHTASHGADATVRLCYDGYDSLPGPLCHGVITKDGAVHLVGNGRANHAGAGDGDVLRAVIAEKRLPPPVTNNTDGNTHFYGFECENLGDGEDPWPAAQLDAIVKAATAVCRHYGWTERSVIGHKEWQVGKVDPRGFTMDWLRERVHERLK, encoded by the coding sequence ATGGCCCCTCCCCTGTCCGCAGACCAATTCCTCGCCGCCCTGCGCGCCGAGGGCCTCACCGTCGTCGAGGTCGGCCACTGGCGCACCCACAACCGGGCCGGCCACGGCGGCTGGGGTCCGATCAACGGCGTCGTCATCCACCACACGGCCAGCCACGGCGCCGATGCCACGGTCCGTCTCTGCTACGACGGCTACGACTCGCTGCCGGGACCGCTCTGCCACGGGGTGATCACCAAGGACGGCGCGGTGCACCTCGTCGGCAACGGCCGCGCCAACCACGCGGGCGCGGGCGACGGCGACGTCCTGCGGGCCGTGATCGCCGAGAAGCGGCTGCCACCGCCGGTGACGAACAACACCGACGGCAACACCCACTTCTACGGTTTCGAGTGCGAGAACCTCGGAGACGGCGAGGACCCCTGGCCCGCCGCCCAGCTCGACGCCATCGTGAAGGCGGCCACCGCCGTGTGCCGCCACTACGGCTGGACGGAGCGCTCGGTCATCGGGCACAAGGAGTGGCAGGTCGGCAAGGTGGACCCGCGCGGCTTCACGATGGACTGGCTGCGGGAGCGGGTGCACGAGCGCCTGAAGTGA
- a CDS encoding 1-aminocyclopropane-1-carboxylate deaminase/D-cysteine desulfhydrase yields the protein MTPEALVPRLPSPLEDVADERFARHGVRLLLKRDDLIHPDLVGNKWRKLAPNLRAAAGRPVLTFGGAYSNHLRATAAAGRLLGFPTIGVVRGDELAGRPLNPSLARCAADGMRLHFVDRATYRRASAPEVLAALLDLLDPEAYVVPEGGSNSLAVRGCTELGAELRGHADVVAVACGTGGTLAGLAAGLGSGQRALGVPVLKGGFLGEEIRGLQRAAFGEVRGAWTLEERFHFGGYARLPAELDAFARDFEERHGLGVERLYVAKLLYALVALADEGAFPAGTRVAAVITGRP from the coding sequence ATGACCCCCGAAGCGCTCGTCCCCCGCCTCCCCTCCCCCTTGGAGGACGTGGCGGACGAGCGGTTCGCGCGGCACGGGGTGCGGCTGCTGCTCAAGCGGGACGATCTGATCCACCCGGACCTGGTGGGCAACAAGTGGCGCAAACTCGCGCCGAACCTGCGCGCCGCCGCCGGCCGGCCCGTCCTCACCTTCGGCGGCGCCTACTCCAACCATCTGCGCGCGACGGCCGCCGCCGGCCGCCTCCTGGGCTTCCCCACCATCGGAGTCGTCCGGGGCGACGAACTGGCCGGCCGCCCCCTCAACCCGTCCCTCGCGCGATGCGCGGCGGACGGGATGCGGCTCCACTTCGTCGACCGCGCGACCTACCGTCGCGCATCCGCCCCCGAGGTCCTGGCGGCCCTCCTGGACCTGCTGGATCCCGAGGCGTACGTCGTGCCCGAGGGCGGCAGCAACTCCCTTGCGGTGCGCGGCTGTACGGAGCTGGGCGCGGAGCTGCGCGGGCACGCGGACGTGGTCGCGGTGGCCTGCGGCACCGGAGGCACCCTGGCCGGGCTCGCCGCCGGCCTCGGCTCGGGCCAACGGGCGCTCGGAGTGCCGGTCCTGAAGGGCGGCTTCCTCGGCGAGGAGATACGGGGCCTCCAGCGGGCGGCGTTCGGCGAGGTGCGGGGCGCCTGGACGCTGGAGGAGCGCTTCCACTTCGGCGGCTACGCCCGCCTGCCCGCCGAACTGGACGCCTTCGCCCGGGACTTCGAGGAGCGGCACGGGCTGGGAGTGGAGCGGCTGTACGTGGCGAAGCTGCTGTACGCGCTGGTGGCCCTGGCCGACGAGGGGGCGTTCCCGGCGGGCACCAGGGTGGCGGCGGTGATCACCGGGCGGCCGTGA
- a CDS encoding Na+/H+ antiporter produces the protein MDALPLVALIAASAAVAGAARRTPVPAPLLLVAVGLVGAYVPGVPAYTLDPHIVLPLVLPPLLHTAALESSYLDLRANLRPVALLSVGYTLFATVVVGYLAYLLVPDLPLTAALVLGAVIAPPDAVAATAIARRLRLPSRITTILQGESLVNDATAITAYKVALAAAVGAGATWGDGVKEFALAAIGGIGVGLVLMLPIHWLRRHLHEALLQNTLSLLIPFVAYAAAEQVGASGVLAVVVVALYLGHRSWQVDFATRLQEEAVWKVVAFLLESAVFALIGLQMPVVLKGLGEYGVAEAVWYAVGVFALVVAARFVWVFPATFLPRAVSERIRRREPETDWTAPVIVGWAGMRGVVSLAIAFSIPLTMEDGQGFPARNLVLFLTFTTVIGTLVVQGLTLPPLIRLLKLPGRDTQAETLAEAQAQSEASRAAEARLEELLADERNTLPPPLAARLRTVLERRRNAVWERLGAVNETTGESADDTYRRLSREMIDAERKVFVSLRDERRIDDEMMRTLLRRLDLEEAAAYREGEE, from the coding sequence ATGGATGCATTGCCGCTGGTGGCGCTGATCGCGGCGAGCGCCGCGGTCGCGGGGGCCGCCCGCCGGACGCCGGTGCCCGCGCCGCTGCTCCTGGTGGCGGTGGGGCTGGTGGGGGCGTACGTGCCCGGCGTCCCCGCATACACCCTCGACCCGCACATCGTGCTGCCTCTGGTGCTGCCGCCGCTGCTGCACACGGCGGCCCTGGAGAGCTCGTACCTCGATCTGCGGGCCAACCTGCGGCCGGTGGCGCTGCTTTCCGTCGGTTACACCCTGTTCGCGACCGTCGTGGTCGGCTATCTCGCCTACCTGCTCGTCCCCGATCTTCCGTTGACCGCGGCCCTGGTGCTGGGGGCGGTGATCGCGCCGCCGGACGCGGTCGCGGCCACCGCCATCGCCCGGCGGCTGCGGTTGCCCAGCCGCATCACCACGATCCTCCAGGGCGAGTCCCTGGTGAACGACGCGACCGCGATCACCGCGTACAAGGTGGCGCTCGCGGCGGCGGTCGGGGCCGGGGCGACCTGGGGCGACGGCGTCAAGGAGTTCGCGCTCGCCGCGATCGGCGGGATCGGGGTGGGCCTCGTCCTGATGCTGCCCATCCACTGGCTGCGCCGCCACCTCCACGAGGCGCTGTTGCAGAACACGCTGTCGCTGCTCATCCCGTTCGTCGCCTATGCGGCGGCGGAACAGGTGGGGGCGTCGGGCGTGCTCGCGGTGGTGGTCGTGGCGCTCTACCTCGGACACCGCTCCTGGCAGGTGGACTTCGCGACCCGGCTCCAGGAGGAGGCGGTGTGGAAGGTGGTCGCCTTCCTCCTGGAATCGGCGGTGTTCGCGCTGATCGGACTGCAAATGCCGGTGGTCCTCAAGGGACTTGGGGAGTACGGGGTCGCCGAGGCGGTCTGGTACGCGGTGGGGGTGTTCGCCCTCGTGGTGGCCGCCCGCTTCGTCTGGGTCTTCCCGGCGACGTTCCTGCCGCGCGCGGTCTCCGAGCGGATCCGGCGGCGGGAGCCGGAGACCGACTGGACGGCGCCGGTCATCGTGGGGTGGGCCGGCATGCGCGGGGTGGTCTCGCTCGCCATCGCCTTCTCCATCCCGCTGACGATGGAGGACGGCCAGGGCTTCCCGGCCCGCAACCTGGTCCTGTTCCTCACCTTCACCACGGTCATCGGCACCCTTGTCGTACAGGGTCTGACGCTGCCCCCGCTGATCCGGCTGCTCAAACTGCCCGGACGGGACACCCAGGCCGAGACGCTGGCCGAGGCCCAGGCCCAGAGCGAGGCCTCCCGGGCGGCCGAGGCCCGCCTGGAGGAGCTGCTCGCCGACGAGCGCAACACCCTGCCGCCGCCGCTCGCCGCCCGGCTGCGGACGGTCCTGGAACGGCGGCGCAATGCCGTGTGGGAGCGGCTCGGGGCGGTCAACGAGACGACCGGGGAGTCCGCGGACGACACCTATCGGCGGCTGTCGCGCGAAATGATCGACGCGGAGCGCAAGGTGTTCGTGTCCCTGCGCGACGAGCGCCGCATCGACGACGAGATGATGCGGACCCTGCTGCGCAGACTGGACCTGGAGGAGGCGGCCGCGTACCGGGAGGGCGAGGAGTAG
- a CDS encoding UBP-type zinc finger domain-containing protein, whose translation MSECPHVAELPRPEPAPLSDTCPECLKEGTHPVQLRLCLVCGHVGCCDSSPHQHATGHFKETGHAVMRTFEPGESWRWCFVDGVLV comes from the coding sequence ATGAGCGAGTGCCCGCACGTTGCAGAACTGCCGCGCCCCGAGCCGGCCCCGCTGAGCGACACCTGCCCGGAGTGTCTGAAAGAGGGTACGCACCCCGTCCAGCTGCGCCTGTGTCTGGTCTGTGGCCATGTGGGGTGCTGCGACTCCTCGCCGCATCAGCACGCCACGGGCCACTTCAAGGAGACCGGTCACGCGGTGATGCGGACCTTCGAGCCCGGCGAGAGCTGGCGTTGGTGTTTCGTGGACGGCGTGCTGGTGTGA
- a CDS encoding anti-sigma regulatory factor: MSQIAGEPGNQDFVEVRLPAAGAYLSVLRTATAGLAARLDFTLDEIEDLRIAVDEACAILLQQAVPGSVLSCVFRLVDDSLEVTVAAPTTDGRAPERDTFAWTVLSALAGKVDSTVAEDRTVSISLYKQRGAGPGPA, from the coding sequence GTGTCCCAGATCGCAGGCGAGCCCGGGAATCAGGACTTCGTGGAAGTCCGGCTGCCGGCCGCGGGTGCCTACCTGTCGGTGCTGCGTACGGCCACGGCCGGACTCGCGGCACGTTTGGACTTCACCCTCGACGAGATCGAGGACCTGCGCATCGCGGTCGACGAGGCCTGCGCGATCCTGCTCCAGCAGGCCGTCCCAGGTTCCGTGTTGAGCTGTGTGTTCCGCCTCGTCGACGACTCCCTGGAGGTCACCGTCGCGGCGCCCACCACCGACGGGCGGGCCCCGGAGCGCGACACCTTCGCGTGGACGGTGCTCTCCGCGCTGGCCGGCAAGGTCGACTCCACCGTGGCCGAGGACCGCACGGTCTCCATCAGCCTGTACAAACAGCGCGGCGCGGGACCCGGACCGGCGTGA
- a CDS encoding RNA polymerase sigma factor SigF, with protein MSGEGPVRDGERIPEAARPAGIPEQQARPHPEDSPVDGPNGVLYAAEQAERAALMSEHSEHRHHDPHDRSGARAMFIELRKMSDGSSEKAELRNQLVRMHLPLVEHLARRFRNRGEPLDDLTQVATIGLIKSVDRFDPERGVEFSTYATPTVVGEIKRHFRDKGWAVRVPRRLQELRLALTTATAELSQQHGRSPTVHELAERLGISEEEVLEGLESANAYSTLSLDVPDTDDESPAVADTLGAEDEALEGVEYRESLKPLLEDLPPREKRILLLRFFGNMTQSQIAQEVGISQMHVSRLLARTLAQLRERLLVEE; from the coding sequence GTGAGCGGGGAGGGTCCGGTGCGGGACGGCGAGCGCATCCCGGAAGCGGCGCGCCCCGCGGGCATCCCGGAGCAGCAGGCCCGGCCGCACCCGGAGGACAGCCCTGTGGATGGCCCAAATGGCGTTTTGTACGCGGCGGAGCAGGCAGAGCGGGCGGCCCTTATGAGCGAGCACAGCGAGCACAGGCACCACGATCCACACGATCGCAGCGGGGCGCGGGCGATGTTCATCGAGCTGCGCAAAATGTCCGACGGCTCGTCCGAGAAGGCCGAGCTGCGCAATCAGCTGGTACGGATGCACCTGCCGCTGGTCGAGCACCTGGCCCGGCGCTTCCGCAACCGCGGTGAGCCCCTGGACGACCTGACCCAGGTCGCCACGATCGGCCTGATCAAGTCGGTGGACCGCTTCGACCCCGAGCGGGGTGTGGAGTTCTCGACGTACGCGACGCCCACCGTCGTCGGCGAGATCAAGCGGCACTTCCGCGACAAGGGCTGGGCGGTGCGGGTGCCGCGCCGGCTCCAGGAGCTGCGGCTCGCGCTCACCACGGCGACGGCGGAGCTGTCCCAGCAGCACGGGCGCTCACCGACGGTGCACGAACTGGCCGAGCGGCTCGGCATTTCGGAGGAGGAGGTCCTGGAGGGCCTGGAGTCGGCCAACGCCTACTCCACGCTCTCCCTGGACGTGCCCGACACCGACGACGAGTCGCCCGCGGTGGCGGACACGCTGGGTGCGGAGGACGAGGCGCTGGAGGGGGTCGAGTACCGCGAGTCCCTCAAGCCGCTCCTGGAGGACCTGCCGCCGAGGGAGAAGCGGATCCTGCTGCTTCGGTTCTTCGGCAACATGACCCAGTCGCAGATCGCGCAGGAGGTCGGCATCTCGCAGATGCATGTGTCGCGGCTGCTGGCCCGCACGCTGGCCCAGCTGCGGGAGAGGCTGCTCGTCGAGGAGTAG